The Primulina tabacum isolate GXHZ01 chromosome 1, ASM2559414v2, whole genome shotgun sequence genome contains the following window.
AGGACTCGAAGGCTTCCCCGAttcaaacataaataatttttttgtccgTCCAACGATGTAAGATTGATCGATATGTGACCTGTGACGATGCCTATAATCGTTTGATGGGTGATGGATTTATCGAAGACCGAAATTGGACGTAATACCATTATTAAAAAGATTGTACAAACACGCAACACTACTACTTTGGCCCGACATTGGTACAAGGATCAGagcaaattttgaaataaattggAGACAAAATCGTACGTACGAAATTAGTCTTCTACATGCGTAGTTATAAACAAATTAGTACTCGTGGTTATTTATGTTACTTTAATGataattttgttttataaaaataattttttaattaataatgatTATGTGATCTAAATAATTAAACTTGCCTGTTTTCTCCACTTTCACCAAATCCACCCATCTTCATAGAACGTGGAATGAAGGGTCGAAAAACCGCACGCCGTGGGCCTTGATTTCCATTCATAAACAGTTGCCCACCATTTATTCAAGATTAATGAATCATCCCTCTGTCTTCTTTACgatgtttttcttttgaattacGTTAAATATCGacgataattaattaaatcatatgaAATGTCGAATTTCAAGCTGTTCTTGTTCCTTTTCTGCTTCATCACATCAGTATTCACTTCCGGTTTGTTATTGTTACTTCGTTTTTATGAACTTTATGATCAtagaaagagtttgatttatatGATCAGAAGTTATAAAATGTTGTTATGATTTCTTGATTGCAGATGGAACGCAGCTCATTGTAGTGAATAACTGCAAAGGCCCTGTATGGCCAGGGATACTCGCCACCGCCGGCCACGAGACACTGAACAACGGCGGTTTCCGTCTCAACAGCGGCCAACAAGTGGTGGTGGACTGCCCCAAGCATTGGTCGGGACGGATATGGGCTCGACAGGGCTGCTGTTTCGATGAGACTGGTAAAGGATCATGCCAGACCGGAGACTGTGCGGGGATGTTGCATTGCACGGGCACCGGGGGAGAGCCTCCAGCGACATTGGTTGAAATGACACTCGGAACGAGTTTGAATCCTAAGCATTACTATGACGTGAGCTTAGTGGACGGATTCAATCTTCCGGTGTCGATGATTCCGGTGGGAGGTGGCCGTGG
Protein-coding sequences here:
- the LOC142517317 gene encoding thaumatin-like protein, encoding MSNFKLFLFLFCFITSVFTSDGTQLIVVNNCKGPVWPGILATAGHETLNNGGFRLNSGQQVVVDCPKHWSGRIWARQGCCFDETGKGSCQTGDCAGMLHCTGTGGEPPATLVEMTLGTSLNPKHYYDVSLVDGFNLPVSMIPVGGGRGCGVAACEADLNSCCPEKLAVRRGGKVVACKSACLATREDRYCCTGEYTSLETCKPTPFAHLFKAVCPRAYSYAYDESTGLKTCMAPRYVITFCPPN